AGTTAACTTAATATATTTCAACCCATATCCGGGAACAAATTTCAAAAGACCGGATGATGCAACTATGAAAAAGTTTCAGGATTATCTGATCAACAAAGGGATAATGTGTACAATCAGAAAAAGTAAAGGCATGGATATTTCAGCAGCATGCGGGCAGTTAAGAGAAAAAGAAATCAATAAGTAAGGAAATAAAATGGCGGAAATTAAATATTTACCAGCGGGAATAAGACTACATTTAAAAGAAATAATTTACAAATTTACAGATGATTTAAGCACTTATTATTATTTTCATTTTGAAGATATACCGACTGGACTTAAAGCGGAAAAAATTTTAAAACAATATAATATAAAATCAATACCTACTCCTGATGAGATATTTGAAGACTGTGGAGTATCTATTCTTACAAAAGAAAAAGAAAAAATAAAAGAGATACTGAAAAAAGAAAATATTGATTTTGAAATCTGGATTTATGAAAACGGTTTTAAAAAAATAGAAGGAAATATTGAAAATAAATCTTGTAAGATTTAATTATAAAACTTTATATAAGCCCTGTTTTTTAATTTATTAAAATAGTCTTTCAAAATCATTTCCCTCTTCTGAGCAGCCAATTTATTCGCTATTGCATTTTTTACCTTTTCAAAAGGTATATAAACACTTCCGTCTTTTCTCGCCACATAATACATACTGTAAGCCAAACCGTCATTAATTATTGGCGTAAATTCCCCTACTTTCGTCTGTTTAAATAAAAATAACAGTCCCAAAGGAAGCTCGTTATAACTGTAAACTTTAGTTTCAGTTTTTACATTAGCATTTGCTAATGGATTCTTTTTAATCTCATTTAAACTTTTTTTATTATTTGCTGTATATTTTGTTACTTGAACAGTAGAAAAGATTTTGAACTGATCTTTATTATTTTCATAAAAATTTTTCAGCTCATCTTGTGATATTTTAAGTTTCGTTTGCACAATCTGATTAAATAATTTTTCTTTTAATAAATCATCCTTTATTTTATTTCTCAATTGTTGATATTGCCCTTTTTGCATTAAAATATTTTTAAATTCGAAAAGGCTTAAACCGTTTTGTTTAGCAATTTTTTCCATTGCGTTTTCAATTTCAAAATCATCTACGTCAATACCTCTTTTTTGAATTTCACTTTGAATCAATTTCTGATCTAAAAGATATTGAAGAGCTTTATCTTTAGAAATTTTAAGACTTGAAGCAAGTTTATCAACTTCATATGATGTTATTGGAATATTGTTAACTGTTGCGATTATTTTATCAATTACTTCAGAATGTAATGATATAATTAAACTTAAAACAAATAATATTTTTTTCATTTAAAACCTTTAAAATATTTCTCTTATTTTTTTTAATGTTTCCAACATATGTTTTATATCTTCTTCACCTACTTTTTCCATTATCATTTTATGGTATTTTAGAGCAATTTCATCTGCTTTTTGAAGCATATCTTTTCCGTTTTTGGTTAATTTAATATAAAAAGATCTATTATTTATATTTTCTTTTTTTATCAATTTTTTGCTGCCAAGCGATTTTATAATTCTTGTTATAGTAGCTTTATCTCTATTTAAAAGTTCGGAAATTTGTGTAGGAGTGAGTTTTTTTGCTTCAGAAACCAACTTTAAAACTCCATATTGTTCAGAACTTAAATCGAAATTCTTAATTTCTCTATTGAAATTTTTCCTAAGCAAATTTAAAGTAGTAGTTAATGCATAACCTACTGATGTTTCTTTATTATATTGCATGAAAATCCTTTCAATTGATTATGCAATTATTGCAAGTGTAATAAATTAAGTCAAGTAAATAAATTAAGTTTAAAAAAGTAGATTGATAATGAAAAGGAGAGAGGAAAAAATTATTTAGCTGCCGCTTCTTTTAAAGCAGCAAGTGCAGCTTCATAATCAGGCTCAGCAGTAATTTCTTCTACCAATTCTTTGTAAACAACTTTTCCGTCTTTTCCAATTACAAAAATTGCTCTCGCACTTAGTCCTCTAAGCGGTCCTTCTGCAATTAAAGTTCCGTATGCAGCTGAGAAACATTTATCTCTGAAGTCACTAAGTACCTGTAGGTTTTCAATTCCTTCAGTTGAACAGAATCTTTTTGCTGCAAACGGTAAATCCATAGATACCACATATACAGTAGCACCTTCTACGTTAGCAGCCTGATTGTTGAATTTTGTTGTCTCCATTGCACATACAGGTGTATCAAGACTTGGTACTGCAACAATAAGCTGAGCTTTATCCTGAGCTCCACCAATAGTTACTTCTTCTAAACCGCTGTTTGGTAATGTTACAACAGGTGCACTGTCACCTACGTTTACTTGATTTCCGTATAACGCTACGTCGTTACCTTTTAATTTTGTTAATGTTGGCATAATTAATCCTTTTTTTATTGAAGTATAACAGAAAAGAAAGAAATAAAAAAGAGTATTTTTATCTTTTATTAAAATATGTTACTTTATGTAACGTTAAATGTAGTGATAAAAGTGTTTTTTACTTTACCTTTGAAATAAAGTCTGTTGTTTTTAAGTTTTATATGAAGTTCTTCGCCGCTTTTAGGGTAAACTGTTACTTCATTACCCACTAATCCCTGTTCACGCGCAAAAAGAAAACTCGCACACATTCCGGTACCGCAGGCAAGTGTCTCATCCTCAACACCTCTTTCATATGTACGTACGTATAAATTACCGTCTTTTACTTCGGCAACGTTTACGTTTGCATTATGTTCATATCTTAGTTTTCTGGCTTCTTCGATATTAAAACTATTAATATCATCAATTTTCACTAAATGTGGAACTCCGGTATCAAACAGTTTCCATTCCCCTACTTCTTTGATTATTTTATGTTCGGTTAACTGCGACTCAACAATATCACCGTCAACCTCAGCTTCAATAACTCCTGCAATTGTCAAAAATTGCATTTTTTTTGGAGCCAATTCGTTAACATATGCATAATGAGCGGCCGCCCTGCTCCCGTTACCACACATTTCTGCTTCACTTCCGTCAGCATTGTAAAACTGCCATTCAAAATCATATTGTTCATGAGGAAGTATAACGATAAGTCCGTCAGCACCTACTCCGTTTTGTCTGTCACATAAAATCTTAGCTATTTCGCTCCTGTCTTTTTTCAAAAATGCGTGAAATATAACAAAATCATTTCCACTCGCACTATATTTGCTCACTACCATAAATAACCTTTAAATACTTTTCTTCAAAATGATTTTTATCAATAGGCATAGAATAATATTCGCCTTGAATAAAGTCACAGCCTTTATC
This genomic interval from Nautilia profundicola AmH contains the following:
- a CDS encoding putative Se/S carrier-like protein, with the protein product MAEIKYLPAGIRLHLKEIIYKFTDDLSTYYYFHFEDIPTGLKAEKILKQYNIKSIPTPDEIFEDCGVSILTKEKEKIKEILKKENIDFEIWIYENGFKKIEGNIENKSCKI
- a CDS encoding MarR family winged helix-turn-helix transcriptional regulator; protein product: MQYNKETSVGYALTTTLNLLRKNFNREIKNFDLSSEQYGVLKLVSEAKKLTPTQISELLNRDKATITRIIKSLGSKKLIKKENINNRSFYIKLTKNGKDMLQKADEIALKYHKMIMEKVGEEDIKHMLETLKKIREIF
- the tpx gene encoding thiol peroxidase, giving the protein MPTLTKLKGNDVALYGNQVNVGDSAPVVTLPNSGLEEVTIGGAQDKAQLIVAVPSLDTPVCAMETTKFNNQAANVEGATVYVVSMDLPFAAKRFCSTEGIENLQVLSDFRDKCFSAAYGTLIAEGPLRGLSARAIFVIGKDGKVVYKELVEEITAEPDYEAALAALKEAAAK
- the dapF gene encoding diaminopimelate epimerase, translated to MVVSKYSASGNDFVIFHAFLKKDRSEIAKILCDRQNGVGADGLIVILPHEQYDFEWQFYNADGSEAEMCGNGSRAAAHYAYVNELAPKKMQFLTIAGVIEAEVDGDIVESQLTEHKIIKEVGEWKLFDTGVPHLVKIDDINSFNIEEARKLRYEHNANVNVAEVKDGNLYVRTYERGVEDETLACGTGMCASFLFAREQGLVGNEVTVYPKSGEELHIKLKNNRLYFKGKVKNTFITTFNVT